One window of Aspergillus oryzae RIB40 DNA, chromosome 3 genomic DNA carries:
- a CDS encoding succinate--CoA ligase subunit beta (succinyl-CoA synthetase, beta subunit) has protein sequence MSLNIAQHHSHNLLKQFQIPVPEGFVVKSPEAARDVVYNIGAPSVMKAQILAGGRGKGKYNSDGKGGVRIVDSPDEAFENASNMIGYSLVTKQTPPDGLPVNKLYIYKSVDIAQEFYVAITFDRARYKPVLLMSDDGGVNIESNVNQLQRFWFNLSTGITPEIAAYIEAQFGFSDDDMGMVTHILRQLVKLFREKDATLLELNPFVRTTEGSLICIDAKFNFDDSAKFRQPELVSLVEHSAEEKDEYEASQLGLSYIRLDGNIGVIVNGAGLAMATNDLVTLYGGNCANFLDIGGGATKETLSKAFSILQGDSRTKALFINIYGGIVRCDMIAESILAASAAMGGFSIPVVVRLQGTNYEKGFKLGNNIILEADFDAAAKKIVELTNSS, from the exons ATGTCTCTAAATATCGCAC AGCACCACTCGCATAACCTTTTGAAACAG TTCCAAATTCCTGTTCCCGAAGGGTTTGTAGTCAAGAGTCCTGAGGCAGCTCGGGATGTTGTATACAACATTG GTGCACCATCAGTCATGAAGGCGCAAATACTTGCGGGCGGGCGAGGTAAGGGCAAGTATAACAGCGATGGAAAAGGTGGCGTTCGCATTGTCGACTC ACCGGACGAGGCTTTCGAAAATGCATCCAATATGATCGGTTACTCTCTCGTCACGAAGCAAACACCACCCGACGGTCTTCCAGTAAACAAACTATACATCTACAAATCGGTCGATATTGCCCAAGAGTTCTACGTGGCTATTACCTTCGATCGCGCACGGTACAAGCCTGTTCTCCTAATGTCTGATGATGGTGGCGTCAATATTGAGTCGAACGTAAATCAGCTCCAGCGGTTTTGGTTCAATCTCTCTACTGGAATCACTCCTGAGATTGCAGCTTATATTGAAGCACAATTTGGGTTTTCGGACGACGACATGGGTATGGTCACACATATCTTGCGTCAGCTAGTAAAGCTATTCCGGGAGAAAGACGCTACTCTTCTTGAACTGAACCCTTTCGTGCGTACAACGGAAGGGTCTTTGATTTGTATAGATGCGAAGTTCAACTTTGATGACTCGGCGAAGTTTCGACAGCCTGAGCTGGTTAGTCTCGTGGAACACTCGGCGGAGGAGAAAGATGAATACGAAGCTTCCCAGCTGGGTCTTTCCTACATCCGGCTGGACGGGAATATTGGTGTTATTGTTAATGGTGCTGGTTTAGCCATGGCGACTAATGACTTAGTTACCTTGTACGGCGGGAACTGTGCGAACTTCCTGGATATTGGTGGAGGTGCGACAAAAGAGACATTGTCAAAGGCATTTTCAATTCTACAGGGCGATTCCCGCACAAAGGCGCTGTTCATCAATATATATGGCG GGATTGTTCGTTGTGATATGATTGCCGAGTCGATACTGGCCGCTTCTGCTGCGATGGGAGGGTTCAGCATTCCAGTTGTGGTTCGGCTACAAGGTACAAACTATGAAAAGGGCTTTAAATTGGGAA ACAATATAATTTTAGAGGCCGATTTCGATGCAGCTGCTAAAAAGATCGTCGAGCTTACAAATAGTTCGTGA
- a CDS encoding CVNH domain-containing protein (predicted protein) has translation MSFHQTSCDIHLTPEQGQRRTSLVAICNNDEGSGLTSDIFLDDFLGNDNGHFIWGGKNVTRTCRNLEITREGPSRLPVLHGDLLNSSGDYVSDHCYLDEHIFNINGELLFKPDEGTEW, from the exons ATGTCCTTCCACCAAACCTCCTGCGACATCCACCTAACCCCCGAACAAGGCCAAAGGAGAACCTCCCTAGTCGCCATATGCAACAACGATGAAGGATCAGGTCTAACCAGCGACATCTTCCTCGATGACTTCCTCGGTAATGATAACG GGCATTTTATCTGGGGCGGAAAGAACGTTACCCGTACATGCCGGAATCTCGAGATAACCAGAGAAGGACCGTCTCGACTGCCCGTTCTTCATGGCGATCTTCTGAATAGTTCCGGGGATTATGTGTCGGATCATTGCTATCTTGATGAGCATATTTTTAATATCAATGGGGAGCTTTTGTTTAAGCCGGATGAGGGGACGGAATGGTAG
- a CDS encoding arylsulfotransferase family protein (predicted protein) produces MSSWTWAPKNARRSPLRLITGRHIATVGVAISFLYLFYVFVLPQFLRFRFRTDLSQYDLGLYGFGPSTGYVSFEYESPIIEITESDSGCDPRYTFLAPRGDSVPQAGPMILDAHGNLVWMKYNWETTQDFKVQRYKGEDYLTYWEGREIETRGYGSWYMLDSTYTQRYVINPVGNYGGDLHEFTITDEGTALVTIYDPTPVDLTDVGGPELGWIFDGVFQEIDIETGELLFEWRASKHYPVSSTYEPLGEAGTDRASAFDFFHINSVGKDDQGNYLVSSRHTHSVSCIDPNTGSLLWTLGGKMNDFTDLSDGEATNFAWQHDARWHANSTLTLFDNAAHSYNDPDNESRGMAIQLDIPSRQAWLLAAYYHPQQMKSVSQGNVQMLDDTGRVLVGWGHSAAYTEFSADGELLCNVHFGASAFFSFGRVVSYRAFKGDWVGHPQTTPDAEVDDGKVYVSWNGATEVTSWRLEVWTSDDLTESSFGVVAQFEKTGFETEIDIPEDLGPLFRLAALDSEGNVLGVTEVLQKEQRSSSDKFLDLHNWVLGLAMVAAREPRCSCPLSSCT; encoded by the exons ATGTCCTCTTGGACTTGGGCTCCGAAGAATGCCCGTCGCTCGCCGCTGAGGCTCATCACCGGTCGCCATATCGCTACGGTCGGCGTGGCCATCAGCTTTCTCTACCTTTTTTACGTCTTTGTGCTGCCGCAATTTCTGCGGTTCCGCTTTCGCACGGACTTGAGCCAATATGACCTAGGTCTGTATGGGTTCGGGCCTTCGACTGGCTACGTTTCCTTTGAATATGAATCGCCGATTATCGAAATCACGGAATCCGATTCAGGGTGTGACCCTCGATACACATTCCTTGCGCCCCGCGGTGATTCGGTACCCCAAGCAGGTCCGATGATTCTCGATGCTCATGGCAATCTTGTTTGGATGAAGTACAACTGGGAGACCACACAGGATTTCAAAGTCCAGCGATATAAGGGTGAAGACTACTTAACCTACTGGGAAGGTCGCGAGATTGAGACTCGCGGCTATGGATCGTGGTATATG CTCGATTCCACTTATACCCAACGATACGTGATTAACCCTGTCGGCAACTACGGTGGTGATCTGCATGAATTCACAATAACGGACGAGGGAACAGCACTGGTGACTATCTACGACCCAACGCCAGTGGACCTAACAGATGTCGGAGGTCCGGAACTAGGCTGGATATTTGACGGCGTGTTCCAGGAGATCGACATCGAGACCGGTGAACTGCTGTTCGAGTGGCGTGCTTCAAAACACTATCCTGTCAGCAGCACGTATGAGCCTCTGGGCGAAGCTGGAACAGATCGCGCATCGGcttttgacttcttccacatcaacaGCGTCGGGAAAGATGACCAGGGAAATTACCTTGTTTCATCCCGACACACACATTCGGTCAGCTGCATTGATCCAAATACCGGATCTTTACTATGGACACTAGGGGGCAAAATGAATGATTTCACGGATCTCTCGGATGGTGAAGCAACGAATTTCGCCTGGCAGCATGATGCGCGGTGGCACGCGAACAGCACCTTAACGCTTTTCGACAACGCGGCCCACTCCTACAATGATCCAGACAATGAGAGTCGCGGGATGGCTATTCAGCTGGATATCCCCTCCCGTCAGGCCTGGTTGCTGGCTGCTTACTATCATCCCCAACAGATGAAGTCCGTATCACAAGGCAATGTGCAGATGCTGGATGACACCGGCCGTGTTCTAGTTGGCTGGGGCCACAGTGCCGCCTATACCGAATTCAGCGCCGATGGAGAGTTGCTGTGCAATGTCCATTTTGGCgcttcggccttcttcagctttggACGCGTTGTCTCCTACCGTGCCTTCAAGGGTGACTGGGTGGGACACCCTCAGACGACCCCTGACGCTGAGGTCGACGATGGCAAAGTGTACGTGAGCTGGAACGGTGCAACAGAAGTTACATCATGGAGATTAGAGGTGTGGACATCCGACGATTTGACCGAGTCCTCGTTTGGGGTAGTGGCACAATTCGAAAAGACTGGGTTTGAGACAGAAATCGACATTCCGGAGGACCTTGGTCCTTTATTCCGGCTCGCAGCTCTAGACTCCGAAGGGAATGTCCTTGGTGTCACCGAGGTGCTCCAGAAAGAGCAAAGGTCGAGTTCCGACAAGTTTCTCGATCTGCACAATTGGGTCCTGGGCCTCGCAATGGTC GCTGCCCGTGAACCGCGCTGCTCGtgtcctctttcttcctgtaCATAG